The Chiroxiphia lanceolata isolate bChiLan1 chromosome 12, bChiLan1.pri, whole genome shotgun sequence genome window below encodes:
- the ZNF710 gene encoding zinc finger protein 710 isoform X4 has protein sequence MNRFSECGTQTDAVVVLSLAQAAVLGLVSDNELLGATITPAGFFPGLAGELPDNTTAEPGEPEGEEQVPGDGQDEDTLEAEFSLEKHARRRKRPPVRLVPKVKSEKAEVEAETSYDTSVPGDEEGERQRGHPPQPPEPGQEPAVHSGAMKMIDLGTFSRKPRRLRHLRRHRELEGTERRRGGSDPDGGPAGALRTTGTFEAGAPSPGEVEAPAPGDPEQVKSEQGCGWQEPGELEAEVAGGTSERSRKAQLDRLDINVQIDDSYLVEAGDRQKRWQCRMCEKSYTSKYNLVTHILGHNGIKPHSCPHCNKLFKQPSHLQTHLLTHQGTRPHKCGVCSKAFTQTSHLKRHMLLHTDIKPYSCRFCGRGFAYPSELKAHEVKHESGRCHVCVECGLDFSTLTQLKRHLATHQGPTLYQCLECSKSFHYRSQLQNHMLKHQNVRPFVCTECGMEFSQIHHLKQHSLTHKGVKEFKCEVCGREFTLQANMKRHMLIHTSVRPYQCHICFKTFVQKQTLKTHMIVHSPVKPFKCKVCGKSFNRMYNLLGHMHLHAGSKPFKCPYCSSKFNLKGNLSRHMKVKHGVMDISLDSQDAMMELAGPDHAELDGQQEMDDFEEENSYSYGAVGNPPDEHALAEQAMKEMAYYNML, from the exons ATGAATCGGTTCAGCGAGTGCGGGACGCAGACGGATGCGGTGGTGGTGctgtccctggcacaggctgcagtcCTGGGCCTGGTGTCCGATAATGAACTGCTTGGGGCCACCATCACCCCCGCCGGCTTCTTCCCGGGGCTGGCCGGGGAGCTGCCGGACAACACCACGGCAGAGCCTGGGGAGCCCGAGGGCGAGGAGCAGGTGCCCGGGGATGGGCAGGATGAGGACACCCTGGAAGCAGAGTTCTCCCTGGAGAAGCACGCCCGGAGGAGGAAGCGGCCACCTGTGAGGCTGGTGCCCAAGGTCAAGAGTGAGAAGGCAGAGGTGGAGGCAGAAACGTCGTACGACACATCCGTCCCCGGGGACGAGGAAGGCGAGAGGCAGCGAGGCCacccaccccagcccccagaGCCCGGCCAGGAGCCAGCAGTCCATAGCGGTGCCATGAAGATGATTGACCTGGGCACCTTCAGCAGGAAACCCCGGCGCCTGCGGCACCTGCGGCGGCACCGGGAGCTGGAGGGCACTGAGCGGCGCCGCGGGGGCAGTGACCCAGACGGTGGCCCCGCGGGGGCCCTGCGGACCACAGGCACGTTCGAGGCGGGCGCCCCGTCCCCTGGTGAGGTGGAGGCCCCCGCGCCGGGGGACCCCGAGCAGGTGAAGAGcgagcagggctgtggctggcaggagccaggggagctggaggcagaggtggCCGGTGGCACCAGCGAGCGCAGCAGGAAGGCGCAGCTGGACCGGCTGGACATCAACGTGCAGATCGACGACTCCTACCTGGTGGAGGCCGGGGACCGCCAGAAGCGCTGGCAGTGCCGCATGTGCGAGAAGTCCTACACCTCCAAGTACAACCTGGTGACCCACATCCTGGGCCACAATGGCATCAAGCCCCACTCCTGCCCACACTGCAACAAGCTGTTCAAGCAGCCCAGCCACCTGCAGACCCACCTGCTGACCCACCAGGGCACGCGGCCCCACAAGTGCGGGGTGTGCAGCAAAGCTTTCACCCAGACCAGCCACCTGAAGCGGCACATGCTGCTGCACACTGACATCAAGCCCTACAGCTGCCGCTTCTGTGGCCGTGGCTTTGCCTACCCCAGCGAGCTGAAGGCGCACGAGGTGAAGCACGAGAGTGGGCGCTGCCACGTGTGCGTGGAGTGCGGGCTGGACTTCTCCACGCTCACCCAGCTGAAGCGGCACCTGGCCACACACCAGGGCCCCACGCTCTACCAGTGCCTGGAGTGCAGCAAATCCTTCCACTACCGCAGCCAGCTGCAGAACCACATGCTGAAGCACCAGAACGTCCGGCCCTTTGTCTGCACAGAGTGTGGGATGGAGTTCAGCCAGATCCACCACCTCAAGCAGCACTCGCTCACGCACAAG GGTGTGAAGGAGTTCAAGTGTGAGGTGTGCGGGCGGGAGTTCACGCTCCAGGCCAACATGAAGCGGCACATGCTGATCCACACCAGTGTCCGCCCCTACCAGTGCCACATCTGCTTCAAGACCTTCGTGCAGAAGCAGACGCTCAAGACCCACATGATCGTGCATTCGCCTGTGAAGCCGTTCAAGTGCAAG GTCTGTGGGAAGTCCTTCAACCGCATGTACAACCTGCTGGGGCACATGCACCTGCACGCTGGCAGCAAGCCCTTCAAGTGTCCCTACTGCTCCAGCAAGTTCAACCTGAAGGGCAACCTCAGCCGGCACATGAAGGTCAAGCATGGGGTGATGGACATCAGCCTGGACAGCCAAG ATGCCATGATGGAGCTGGCCGGGCCCGACCACGCCGAGCTggatgggcagcaggagatggaCGACTTTGAGGAGGAGAACTCTTACAGCTATGGGGCAGTGGGCAACCCCCCGGACGAGCACGCGCTGGCCGAGCAGGCCATGAAGGAGATGGCGTACTACAACATGTTGTAg
- the ZNF710 gene encoding zinc finger protein 710 isoform X1: MAAGGTGRSGEDEGVPRSARGAAPPHESPPPENFPRGCSQTFSSGKVAGRARRGGLTCCGRGHDSVGQWREMNRFSECGTQTDAVVVLSLAQAAVLGLVSDNELLGATITPAGFFPGLAGELPDNTTAEPGEPEGEEQVPGDGQDEDTLEAEFSLEKHARRRKRPPVRLVPKVKSEKAEVEAETSYDTSVPGDEEGERQRGHPPQPPEPGQEPAVHSGAMKMIDLGTFSRKPRRLRHLRRHRELEGTERRRGGSDPDGGPAGALRTTGTFEAGAPSPGEVEAPAPGDPEQVKSEQGCGWQEPGELEAEVAGGTSERSRKAQLDRLDINVQIDDSYLVEAGDRQKRWQCRMCEKSYTSKYNLVTHILGHNGIKPHSCPHCNKLFKQPSHLQTHLLTHQGTRPHKCGVCSKAFTQTSHLKRHMLLHTDIKPYSCRFCGRGFAYPSELKAHEVKHESGRCHVCVECGLDFSTLTQLKRHLATHQGPTLYQCLECSKSFHYRSQLQNHMLKHQNVRPFVCTECGMEFSQIHHLKQHSLTHKGVKEFKCEVCGREFTLQANMKRHMLIHTSVRPYQCHICFKTFVQKQTLKTHMIVHSPVKPFKCKVCGKSFNRMYNLLGHMHLHAGSKPFKCPYCSSKFNLKGNLSRHMKVKHGVMDISLDSQDAMMELAGPDHAELDGQQEMDDFEEENSYSYGAVGNPPDEHALAEQAMKEMAYYNML; the protein is encoded by the exons ccatGACAGCGTAGGCCAGTGGCGAGAGATGAATCGGTTCAGCGAGTGCGGGACGCAGACGGATGCGGTGGTGGTGctgtccctggcacaggctgcagtcCTGGGCCTGGTGTCCGATAATGAACTGCTTGGGGCCACCATCACCCCCGCCGGCTTCTTCCCGGGGCTGGCCGGGGAGCTGCCGGACAACACCACGGCAGAGCCTGGGGAGCCCGAGGGCGAGGAGCAGGTGCCCGGGGATGGGCAGGATGAGGACACCCTGGAAGCAGAGTTCTCCCTGGAGAAGCACGCCCGGAGGAGGAAGCGGCCACCTGTGAGGCTGGTGCCCAAGGTCAAGAGTGAGAAGGCAGAGGTGGAGGCAGAAACGTCGTACGACACATCCGTCCCCGGGGACGAGGAAGGCGAGAGGCAGCGAGGCCacccaccccagcccccagaGCCCGGCCAGGAGCCAGCAGTCCATAGCGGTGCCATGAAGATGATTGACCTGGGCACCTTCAGCAGGAAACCCCGGCGCCTGCGGCACCTGCGGCGGCACCGGGAGCTGGAGGGCACTGAGCGGCGCCGCGGGGGCAGTGACCCAGACGGTGGCCCCGCGGGGGCCCTGCGGACCACAGGCACGTTCGAGGCGGGCGCCCCGTCCCCTGGTGAGGTGGAGGCCCCCGCGCCGGGGGACCCCGAGCAGGTGAAGAGcgagcagggctgtggctggcaggagccaggggagctggaggcagaggtggCCGGTGGCACCAGCGAGCGCAGCAGGAAGGCGCAGCTGGACCGGCTGGACATCAACGTGCAGATCGACGACTCCTACCTGGTGGAGGCCGGGGACCGCCAGAAGCGCTGGCAGTGCCGCATGTGCGAGAAGTCCTACACCTCCAAGTACAACCTGGTGACCCACATCCTGGGCCACAATGGCATCAAGCCCCACTCCTGCCCACACTGCAACAAGCTGTTCAAGCAGCCCAGCCACCTGCAGACCCACCTGCTGACCCACCAGGGCACGCGGCCCCACAAGTGCGGGGTGTGCAGCAAAGCTTTCACCCAGACCAGCCACCTGAAGCGGCACATGCTGCTGCACACTGACATCAAGCCCTACAGCTGCCGCTTCTGTGGCCGTGGCTTTGCCTACCCCAGCGAGCTGAAGGCGCACGAGGTGAAGCACGAGAGTGGGCGCTGCCACGTGTGCGTGGAGTGCGGGCTGGACTTCTCCACGCTCACCCAGCTGAAGCGGCACCTGGCCACACACCAGGGCCCCACGCTCTACCAGTGCCTGGAGTGCAGCAAATCCTTCCACTACCGCAGCCAGCTGCAGAACCACATGCTGAAGCACCAGAACGTCCGGCCCTTTGTCTGCACAGAGTGTGGGATGGAGTTCAGCCAGATCCACCACCTCAAGCAGCACTCGCTCACGCACAAG GGTGTGAAGGAGTTCAAGTGTGAGGTGTGCGGGCGGGAGTTCACGCTCCAGGCCAACATGAAGCGGCACATGCTGATCCACACCAGTGTCCGCCCCTACCAGTGCCACATCTGCTTCAAGACCTTCGTGCAGAAGCAGACGCTCAAGACCCACATGATCGTGCATTCGCCTGTGAAGCCGTTCAAGTGCAAG GTCTGTGGGAAGTCCTTCAACCGCATGTACAACCTGCTGGGGCACATGCACCTGCACGCTGGCAGCAAGCCCTTCAAGTGTCCCTACTGCTCCAGCAAGTTCAACCTGAAGGGCAACCTCAGCCGGCACATGAAGGTCAAGCATGGGGTGATGGACATCAGCCTGGACAGCCAAG ATGCCATGATGGAGCTGGCCGGGCCCGACCACGCCGAGCTggatgggcagcaggagatggaCGACTTTGAGGAGGAGAACTCTTACAGCTATGGGGCAGTGGGCAACCCCCCGGACGAGCACGCGCTGGCCGAGCAGGCCATGAAGGAGATGGCGTACTACAACATGTTGTAg
- the ZNF710 gene encoding zinc finger protein 710 isoform X2, translating into MRKGRDNLSRPRGLPTGPDPQGHGHGFAEPARGGREPGTARAGRDSHDSVGQWREMNRFSECGTQTDAVVVLSLAQAAVLGLVSDNELLGATITPAGFFPGLAGELPDNTTAEPGEPEGEEQVPGDGQDEDTLEAEFSLEKHARRRKRPPVRLVPKVKSEKAEVEAETSYDTSVPGDEEGERQRGHPPQPPEPGQEPAVHSGAMKMIDLGTFSRKPRRLRHLRRHRELEGTERRRGGSDPDGGPAGALRTTGTFEAGAPSPGEVEAPAPGDPEQVKSEQGCGWQEPGELEAEVAGGTSERSRKAQLDRLDINVQIDDSYLVEAGDRQKRWQCRMCEKSYTSKYNLVTHILGHNGIKPHSCPHCNKLFKQPSHLQTHLLTHQGTRPHKCGVCSKAFTQTSHLKRHMLLHTDIKPYSCRFCGRGFAYPSELKAHEVKHESGRCHVCVECGLDFSTLTQLKRHLATHQGPTLYQCLECSKSFHYRSQLQNHMLKHQNVRPFVCTECGMEFSQIHHLKQHSLTHKGVKEFKCEVCGREFTLQANMKRHMLIHTSVRPYQCHICFKTFVQKQTLKTHMIVHSPVKPFKCKVCGKSFNRMYNLLGHMHLHAGSKPFKCPYCSSKFNLKGNLSRHMKVKHGVMDISLDSQDAMMELAGPDHAELDGQQEMDDFEEENSYSYGAVGNPPDEHALAEQAMKEMAYYNML; encoded by the exons ccatGACAGCGTAGGCCAGTGGCGAGAGATGAATCGGTTCAGCGAGTGCGGGACGCAGACGGATGCGGTGGTGGTGctgtccctggcacaggctgcagtcCTGGGCCTGGTGTCCGATAATGAACTGCTTGGGGCCACCATCACCCCCGCCGGCTTCTTCCCGGGGCTGGCCGGGGAGCTGCCGGACAACACCACGGCAGAGCCTGGGGAGCCCGAGGGCGAGGAGCAGGTGCCCGGGGATGGGCAGGATGAGGACACCCTGGAAGCAGAGTTCTCCCTGGAGAAGCACGCCCGGAGGAGGAAGCGGCCACCTGTGAGGCTGGTGCCCAAGGTCAAGAGTGAGAAGGCAGAGGTGGAGGCAGAAACGTCGTACGACACATCCGTCCCCGGGGACGAGGAAGGCGAGAGGCAGCGAGGCCacccaccccagcccccagaGCCCGGCCAGGAGCCAGCAGTCCATAGCGGTGCCATGAAGATGATTGACCTGGGCACCTTCAGCAGGAAACCCCGGCGCCTGCGGCACCTGCGGCGGCACCGGGAGCTGGAGGGCACTGAGCGGCGCCGCGGGGGCAGTGACCCAGACGGTGGCCCCGCGGGGGCCCTGCGGACCACAGGCACGTTCGAGGCGGGCGCCCCGTCCCCTGGTGAGGTGGAGGCCCCCGCGCCGGGGGACCCCGAGCAGGTGAAGAGcgagcagggctgtggctggcaggagccaggggagctggaggcagaggtggCCGGTGGCACCAGCGAGCGCAGCAGGAAGGCGCAGCTGGACCGGCTGGACATCAACGTGCAGATCGACGACTCCTACCTGGTGGAGGCCGGGGACCGCCAGAAGCGCTGGCAGTGCCGCATGTGCGAGAAGTCCTACACCTCCAAGTACAACCTGGTGACCCACATCCTGGGCCACAATGGCATCAAGCCCCACTCCTGCCCACACTGCAACAAGCTGTTCAAGCAGCCCAGCCACCTGCAGACCCACCTGCTGACCCACCAGGGCACGCGGCCCCACAAGTGCGGGGTGTGCAGCAAAGCTTTCACCCAGACCAGCCACCTGAAGCGGCACATGCTGCTGCACACTGACATCAAGCCCTACAGCTGCCGCTTCTGTGGCCGTGGCTTTGCCTACCCCAGCGAGCTGAAGGCGCACGAGGTGAAGCACGAGAGTGGGCGCTGCCACGTGTGCGTGGAGTGCGGGCTGGACTTCTCCACGCTCACCCAGCTGAAGCGGCACCTGGCCACACACCAGGGCCCCACGCTCTACCAGTGCCTGGAGTGCAGCAAATCCTTCCACTACCGCAGCCAGCTGCAGAACCACATGCTGAAGCACCAGAACGTCCGGCCCTTTGTCTGCACAGAGTGTGGGATGGAGTTCAGCCAGATCCACCACCTCAAGCAGCACTCGCTCACGCACAAG GGTGTGAAGGAGTTCAAGTGTGAGGTGTGCGGGCGGGAGTTCACGCTCCAGGCCAACATGAAGCGGCACATGCTGATCCACACCAGTGTCCGCCCCTACCAGTGCCACATCTGCTTCAAGACCTTCGTGCAGAAGCAGACGCTCAAGACCCACATGATCGTGCATTCGCCTGTGAAGCCGTTCAAGTGCAAG GTCTGTGGGAAGTCCTTCAACCGCATGTACAACCTGCTGGGGCACATGCACCTGCACGCTGGCAGCAAGCCCTTCAAGTGTCCCTACTGCTCCAGCAAGTTCAACCTGAAGGGCAACCTCAGCCGGCACATGAAGGTCAAGCATGGGGTGATGGACATCAGCCTGGACAGCCAAG ATGCCATGATGGAGCTGGCCGGGCCCGACCACGCCGAGCTggatgggcagcaggagatggaCGACTTTGAGGAGGAGAACTCTTACAGCTATGGGGCAGTGGGCAACCCCCCGGACGAGCACGCGCTGGCCGAGCAGGCCATGAAGGAGATGGCGTACTACAACATGTTGTAg
- the ZNF710 gene encoding zinc finger protein 710 isoform X3 produces MGCHDSVGQWREMNRFSECGTQTDAVVVLSLAQAAVLGLVSDNELLGATITPAGFFPGLAGELPDNTTAEPGEPEGEEQVPGDGQDEDTLEAEFSLEKHARRRKRPPVRLVPKVKSEKAEVEAETSYDTSVPGDEEGERQRGHPPQPPEPGQEPAVHSGAMKMIDLGTFSRKPRRLRHLRRHRELEGTERRRGGSDPDGGPAGALRTTGTFEAGAPSPGEVEAPAPGDPEQVKSEQGCGWQEPGELEAEVAGGTSERSRKAQLDRLDINVQIDDSYLVEAGDRQKRWQCRMCEKSYTSKYNLVTHILGHNGIKPHSCPHCNKLFKQPSHLQTHLLTHQGTRPHKCGVCSKAFTQTSHLKRHMLLHTDIKPYSCRFCGRGFAYPSELKAHEVKHESGRCHVCVECGLDFSTLTQLKRHLATHQGPTLYQCLECSKSFHYRSQLQNHMLKHQNVRPFVCTECGMEFSQIHHLKQHSLTHKGVKEFKCEVCGREFTLQANMKRHMLIHTSVRPYQCHICFKTFVQKQTLKTHMIVHSPVKPFKCKVCGKSFNRMYNLLGHMHLHAGSKPFKCPYCSSKFNLKGNLSRHMKVKHGVMDISLDSQDAMMELAGPDHAELDGQQEMDDFEEENSYSYGAVGNPPDEHALAEQAMKEMAYYNML; encoded by the exons ccatGACAGCGTAGGCCAGTGGCGAGAGATGAATCGGTTCAGCGAGTGCGGGACGCAGACGGATGCGGTGGTGGTGctgtccctggcacaggctgcagtcCTGGGCCTGGTGTCCGATAATGAACTGCTTGGGGCCACCATCACCCCCGCCGGCTTCTTCCCGGGGCTGGCCGGGGAGCTGCCGGACAACACCACGGCAGAGCCTGGGGAGCCCGAGGGCGAGGAGCAGGTGCCCGGGGATGGGCAGGATGAGGACACCCTGGAAGCAGAGTTCTCCCTGGAGAAGCACGCCCGGAGGAGGAAGCGGCCACCTGTGAGGCTGGTGCCCAAGGTCAAGAGTGAGAAGGCAGAGGTGGAGGCAGAAACGTCGTACGACACATCCGTCCCCGGGGACGAGGAAGGCGAGAGGCAGCGAGGCCacccaccccagcccccagaGCCCGGCCAGGAGCCAGCAGTCCATAGCGGTGCCATGAAGATGATTGACCTGGGCACCTTCAGCAGGAAACCCCGGCGCCTGCGGCACCTGCGGCGGCACCGGGAGCTGGAGGGCACTGAGCGGCGCCGCGGGGGCAGTGACCCAGACGGTGGCCCCGCGGGGGCCCTGCGGACCACAGGCACGTTCGAGGCGGGCGCCCCGTCCCCTGGTGAGGTGGAGGCCCCCGCGCCGGGGGACCCCGAGCAGGTGAAGAGcgagcagggctgtggctggcaggagccaggggagctggaggcagaggtggCCGGTGGCACCAGCGAGCGCAGCAGGAAGGCGCAGCTGGACCGGCTGGACATCAACGTGCAGATCGACGACTCCTACCTGGTGGAGGCCGGGGACCGCCAGAAGCGCTGGCAGTGCCGCATGTGCGAGAAGTCCTACACCTCCAAGTACAACCTGGTGACCCACATCCTGGGCCACAATGGCATCAAGCCCCACTCCTGCCCACACTGCAACAAGCTGTTCAAGCAGCCCAGCCACCTGCAGACCCACCTGCTGACCCACCAGGGCACGCGGCCCCACAAGTGCGGGGTGTGCAGCAAAGCTTTCACCCAGACCAGCCACCTGAAGCGGCACATGCTGCTGCACACTGACATCAAGCCCTACAGCTGCCGCTTCTGTGGCCGTGGCTTTGCCTACCCCAGCGAGCTGAAGGCGCACGAGGTGAAGCACGAGAGTGGGCGCTGCCACGTGTGCGTGGAGTGCGGGCTGGACTTCTCCACGCTCACCCAGCTGAAGCGGCACCTGGCCACACACCAGGGCCCCACGCTCTACCAGTGCCTGGAGTGCAGCAAATCCTTCCACTACCGCAGCCAGCTGCAGAACCACATGCTGAAGCACCAGAACGTCCGGCCCTTTGTCTGCACAGAGTGTGGGATGGAGTTCAGCCAGATCCACCACCTCAAGCAGCACTCGCTCACGCACAAG GGTGTGAAGGAGTTCAAGTGTGAGGTGTGCGGGCGGGAGTTCACGCTCCAGGCCAACATGAAGCGGCACATGCTGATCCACACCAGTGTCCGCCCCTACCAGTGCCACATCTGCTTCAAGACCTTCGTGCAGAAGCAGACGCTCAAGACCCACATGATCGTGCATTCGCCTGTGAAGCCGTTCAAGTGCAAG GTCTGTGGGAAGTCCTTCAACCGCATGTACAACCTGCTGGGGCACATGCACCTGCACGCTGGCAGCAAGCCCTTCAAGTGTCCCTACTGCTCCAGCAAGTTCAACCTGAAGGGCAACCTCAGCCGGCACATGAAGGTCAAGCATGGGGTGATGGACATCAGCCTGGACAGCCAAG ATGCCATGATGGAGCTGGCCGGGCCCGACCACGCCGAGCTggatgggcagcaggagatggaCGACTTTGAGGAGGAGAACTCTTACAGCTATGGGGCAGTGGGCAACCCCCCGGACGAGCACGCGCTGGCCGAGCAGGCCATGAAGGAGATGGCGTACTACAACATGTTGTAg